In a single window of the Amia ocellicauda isolate fAmiCal2 chromosome 20, fAmiCal2.hap1, whole genome shotgun sequence genome:
- the cxcl12a gene encoding chemokine (C-X-C motif) ligand 12a (stromal cell-derived factor 1) isoform X1 — MDLKVIAVVTLLMVTMCIHVSHAKPFSLGERCWCRSSENTVPKSSIKQLKFLNTPNCPFQVIATLKNNKEVCINPQTLWLQQYLKNALNKIKKSRRQGN, encoded by the exons ATGGATCTCAAAGTTATTGCAGTGGTGACTCTGCTGATGGTGACCATGTGCATTCATGTATCACACG CGAAGCCCTTCAGCCTGGGGGAGCGATGCTGGTGCCGATCTTCGGAGAACACCGTTCCCAAGAGCAGCATCAAGCAGCTGAAATTCCTCAACACCCCCAACTGCCCCTTTCAAGTCAT TGCCacactgaaaaacaacaaagaagTGTGTATTAACCCTCAAACTCTATGGCTGCAGCAATATTTAAAGAATGCTCTTAACAA aattaaaaaaagtagAAGACAAGGCAATTGA
- the cxcl12a gene encoding chemokine (C-X-C motif) ligand 12a (stromal cell-derived factor 1) isoform X2: MDLKVIAVVTLLMVTMCIHVSHAKPFSLGERCWCRSSENTVPKSSIKQLKFLNTPNCPFQVIATLKNNKEVCINPQTLWLQQYLKNALNK, encoded by the exons ATGGATCTCAAAGTTATTGCAGTGGTGACTCTGCTGATGGTGACCATGTGCATTCATGTATCACACG CGAAGCCCTTCAGCCTGGGGGAGCGATGCTGGTGCCGATCTTCGGAGAACACCGTTCCCAAGAGCAGCATCAAGCAGCTGAAATTCCTCAACACCCCCAACTGCCCCTTTCAAGTCAT TGCCacactgaaaaacaacaaagaagTGTGTATTAACCCTCAAACTCTATGGCTGCAGCAATATTTAAAGAATGCTCTTAACAAGTAA